From Micromonospora auratinigra:
CGACGGAGTCGGGCACCGCGCGGATCGCCGTTGACCTCCTCGGCGGGGACGATGCTCCCGCCGTCGTGGTTGACGGCGCTCTGCGAGCAGTGCGCAGCGACCCTGACCTGCACCTGCTGCTCGTCGGACCGACCGAGGTCGCCGACGGGCTGATCGCTGCGCTGGACCCGGAGCAGCGGGCCCGGGTCACCGTCCGCCCGGTGCGGACCGCCGTCGGCATGGCCGACCACCCCACCGCCGCCCGGGCCGAGAGCACCGTCCGCTCGGCGGTCAACGCCGTCCGCGACGGGATCGCCGACGCGCTCGTCTCCGCCGGCTCGACCGGCGCCACCGTCACCGCCGCCGCGCTCGGCCTCGGTCGCTGGACCGGGGTACGCCGGCCCGCCCTGGTGGCCACCCTGCCCGCCGTGGCCGGCCCGGTGGTCCTGGTCGACGTCGGCGGCAGCCTCGACGCCGGTACCGCCGCCCTGGCCCGGCACGCCGTCCTCGGCGCCGCGTACGCCGCCGTGGCGCACGCCGTCGCCGCGCCCCGGGTCGGACTGCTCTCCGTCGGCACCGAGACCGGCAAGGGCGACCGGCTGCGCCGGGCCGCCGATCCCGTGCTCGCCGCCACGCCGCTGCCGTGCGGCGCACGCTACGTCGGCCTCGTCGAGGGGTACGACGTCTCCGTCGGCACCCGCGCCGACGTCGTGGTCACCGACGGCTTCACCGGTAACGTGCTGCTCAAGGCCATCGAGGGCGCGTACGCGATGGCCGGCGGGCCCCCGGCGAGCGGTGGCGCCCCCCGCGCGGCCGCCCTGCTCGGCGTGGCCGGCACGGTGGTGGTCTGCCACGGCGCGGCCCGCCCCGACGACGTCGCCTCCGGCATCGCCCTCGCCGCCCACCTGTGGCGGCGCGACGCCGCCCACACCGTCTCGACGCTGCTCGACGGCGTCCCGCACGATCCCGCACCTGACACCGAAACGACACCGAGGTAGCACCATGACCAACGACAAGCGGCGGCGCGCGCCCGTCGGCCACCTCGAGGCGGCCTTCGGGGTGTCGCTCGACCCGGAACTGCTGGAGCGGGCGCTGACCCACCGCTCCTACGCGTACGAGAACGGCGGCCTGCCCACCAACGAGCGGCTGGAGTTCCTGGGCGACTCGGTCCTCGGCGTGGTGATCACCACCGCGCTCTTCCACAACCACCCGGACCTGCCCGAGGGGCAGCTCGCCAAGCTCCGGGCCAGCGTGGTCAACATGCGGGCGCTGGCCGACGTGGCGCGCGGCCTCGGCCCGGACGGGCTCGGCGCGTACCTGCTGCTGGGCAAGGGCGAGGAGGCCACCGGCGGCCGGGACAAGGCCAGCATCCTGGCCGACACCCTGGAGGCGCTGCTCGGCGCGATCTACCTCCAGTACGGCCTGGACACCGCCGCCATCGTGATCCACCGCCTCTTCGACCCGCTGATGGCCGAGTCGGCCGGCCGGGGCGCGGCGCTGGACTGGAAGACCAGCCTCCAGGAGTTGACCGCCGCGCTGGGGCTGGGCGTCCCGGAGTACCGGATCGAGGGCACCGGCCCCGACCACCTGAAGACCTTCACCGCCTGGGTGGTGGTGGCCGGCAACCGGTACGGCGGCGCGGAGGGGCGCAGCAAGAAGGAGGCCGAGCAGCGGGCCGCCGAGTCCGCGTGGCGGATGCTGACCGAGCAGGCCGAGGCCGAGGCCGCCGCCGGCGCGGCGGCGGAGGGCGGCGAGCCGGACGCCACCGGCGCGGACGCGACGGACAGCGCGGGGGCGGCCGCGTCCGGCGCGGCCGGTGCGGGTGCGGCGGCCGCCGCACGGCCGGAGGCCCAGGTCGACGGGGCTGCGGCGGACGCCGCCGGGGCGGGCGCCGGCCGTGCCTGAGCTGCCCGAGGTGGAGACCGTCCGGCAGGGCCTCGCCCAGTGGGTGACCGGCCGGACGATCACCGCCGTGCAGGTGCGGCACCCCCGGGCGATCCGCCGGCACGAGCCGGGCGCGACCCACTTCGCCGACGTGCTGACCGGCCGGACCGTCACCGACGTCCGCCGCCGGGGCAAGTACCTCTGGCTGCCGCTGGACAGCGGGGACGCCCTGATCGGGCACCTCGGCATGTCCGGCCAGCTGCTGCTCCAGCCGGTGGACGCCGCCGACGAGCTGCACCTGCGGGTCCGGTTCCGGTTCGCTGACGACGGCCCCGAGCTGCGCTTCGTCGACCAGCGCACGTTCGGCGGGCTGTCCGTCTCGGCCGGCGGGGCGGAGCTGCCCGCCGAGATCGCGCACATCGCCCGCGACCCGATGGACCCGGAGTTCTCCGACGCCGGCTTCGTGGCGGCGTTGCGGCGGCGGCGCACCGAGGTGAAGCGGGCGCTGCTGGACCAGACCCTGATCTCCGGCGTCGGCAACATCTACGCCGACGAGGCGCTCTGGCGGGCGAAGCTGCACGGCATCCGCCCGACCGACGCGCTGACCGCCCCGGCGGCCGGCCGGCTGCTCGGGCACGTGCGCGACGTGCTGGGTGAGGCGATCACGCAGGGCGGCACCAGCTTCGACGAGCTGTACGTCAACGTCAACGGCGAGAGCGGCTACTTCGACCGCTCGCTCAACGCGTACGGGCGGGAGGGCGAGCCCTGCCCGCGCTGCGGGGCGCCGATCCGGCGCGAGGCGTTCATGAACCGGTCGTCGTACAGTTGCCCGCGCTGCCAGCCCCGGCCCCGGGGTGCCCTTCGGGGATGACCCCGAGCGCGCGTCGGGGTTGCGCCGGTGTGCCTGCCCGACCGCGCCCCGGCGCGTCCCCCGGTCGTACCCGGAAAAGGGCGTTCCGTCCGGTTGGTGGAGCCGGTCCGGGCCGGCCGGTCCGAGTCGGACGGATGGGGGACGAGCGGGGGCCGTTCCCCGATGTCCGGGCGTCGCCCGCTGCCTAGCGTCAGCACCGTCGGCAGAGTGCCGGCGTGTGGAGGGGGACACCAGGATGGGCAGGCGACCGGTGACCGTGCGGTTGGCACGGTGGAGCGCGGAGCACCCGTGGCGGGCCATCGCGTTGTGGATCGTGTTCGTGGCGGTCTGCTTCGTGGGCGGCAACGCCGCGGGCCTGAACGAGGCCACCGACTCCGACCAGGCGATCGGTGAGTTCGGCCGGGCCGAGCTGATCGTCGACAGTGGTGGCTTCCACCAGCCGGCCACCGAGAACGTGCTGATCACGCCCCGCTCGGGGACGCTCGACCAGGCCGCCGCGCGGGCCGCCGCCGACGACGCCGCGGCGCGGCTGCGGCAGGTCGAGGGGGTCGCCTCGGTGGGTACGCCGGTGCCGTCGCGGGACGGCGGCGCGCTGCTGCTGCCGATCACCATGTCCGGTGACCCGGAGACCGCCGAGGACCGGGTGCAGCCGCTGCGCGACACCACCGCCCAGGTCCAGCAGGCGCACCCGCAGCTGCGGGTCGAGGAGGTCGGCGGCCCGTCCATCGG
This genomic window contains:
- a CDS encoding phosphate acyltransferase PlsX, which translates into the protein MAVDLLGGDDAPAVVVDGALRAVRSDPDLHLLLVGPTEVADGLIAALDPEQRARVTVRPVRTAVGMADHPTAARAESTVRSAVNAVRDGIADALVSAGSTGATVTAAALGLGRWTGVRRPALVATLPAVAGPVVLVDVGGSLDAGTAALARHAVLGAAYAAVAHAVAAPRVGLLSVGTETGKGDRLRRAADPVLAATPLPCGARYVGLVEGYDVSVGTRADVVVTDGFTGNVLLKAIEGAYAMAGGPPASGGAPRAAALLGVAGTVVVCHGAARPDDVASGIALAAHLWRRDAAHTVSTLLDGVPHDPAPDTETTPR
- the rnc gene encoding ribonuclease III, with translation MTNDKRRRAPVGHLEAAFGVSLDPELLERALTHRSYAYENGGLPTNERLEFLGDSVLGVVITTALFHNHPDLPEGQLAKLRASVVNMRALADVARGLGPDGLGAYLLLGKGEEATGGRDKASILADTLEALLGAIYLQYGLDTAAIVIHRLFDPLMAESAGRGAALDWKTSLQELTAALGLGVPEYRIEGTGPDHLKTFTAWVVVAGNRYGGAEGRSKKEAEQRAAESAWRMLTEQAEAEAAAGAAAEGGEPDATGADATDSAGAAASGAAGAGAAAAARPEAQVDGAAADAAGAGAGRA
- the mutM gene encoding bifunctional DNA-formamidopyrimidine glycosylase/DNA-(apurinic or apyrimidinic site) lyase; its protein translation is MPELPEVETVRQGLAQWVTGRTITAVQVRHPRAIRRHEPGATHFADVLTGRTVTDVRRRGKYLWLPLDSGDALIGHLGMSGQLLLQPVDAADELHLRVRFRFADDGPELRFVDQRTFGGLSVSAGGAELPAEIAHIARDPMDPEFSDAGFVAALRRRRTEVKRALLDQTLISGVGNIYADEALWRAKLHGIRPTDALTAPAAGRLLGHVRDVLGEAITQGGTSFDELYVNVNGESGYFDRSLNAYGREGEPCPRCGAPIRREAFMNRSSYSCPRCQPRPRGALRG